Proteins encoded together in one Vigna angularis cultivar LongXiaoDou No.4 chromosome 5, ASM1680809v1, whole genome shotgun sequence window:
- the LOC108319538 gene encoding uncharacterized protein LOC108319538 isoform X2, translated as MFDGWVCAFLLVLSWSVEVIDASAGDADPRYRVCVTQCQQTGCVGQRCFPNCKFSSDGELFDRPWYMQQGPLYIQWKKWDCQCDCRYYCMVDREKERESQNLGPVKYHGKWPFRRLYGMQEPASVAFSALNLAMHFHGWVSFFILIYYKLPLKDGKKAYYEYAGLWHVYGFLSLNSWFWSGVFHSRDVDLTEKLDYSSAVVLLGYSLILAILRTFSVRDEATRVMVAAPLIAFVTTHVMYINFYLLDYGWNMVVCIVMAVGQLSMWAVWAGFSKHPSRWKLWFVVFSGGLAMLLEIYDFPPYLGLFDAHAIWHATTIPLTYIWWSFIRDDAVFRTSNLVKKAK; from the exons ATGTTTGATGGCTGGGTGTGTGCTTTTCTTTTGGTGCTTTCTTGGTCTGTGGAGGTAATTGATGCAAGTGCTGGTGATGCTGATCCCCGCTACAG GGTTTGTGTAACACAATGTCAGCAAACTGGATGTGTTGGCCAAAGATGCTTTCCAAATTGTAAATTTTCTTCAGATGGAGAACTTTTTGATCGTCCGTGGTACATGCAGCAAGGACCACTCTATATACAATGGAAAAAATGGGATTGTCAATGTGATTGTCGGTACTACTGCATGGTTgatagagagaaagagagggagTCACAAAACCTTGGCCCTGTCAAATATCATGGCAAATGGCCATTCAGGCGTTTATATGGGATGCAG GAGCCTGCTTCTGTGGCTTTTTCTGCTCTAAATCTTGCAATGCATTTTCATGGTTGGGTCTCCTTTTTCAttcttatatactataaattgccTCTAAAAGATGGAAAGAAGGCGTATTATGAGTATGCTGGTCTGTGGCATGTGTATGGGTTCTTATCACTAAACTCCTGGTTCTGGAGTGGAGTTTTCCACAGTCG AGATGTTGATCTAACTGAGAAACTAGACTACTCATCTGCAGTGGTTCTACTTGGATACTCCCTCATTTTAGCCATCTTACGAACCTTCAGTGTTCGGGATGAGGCTACCAGAGTTATGGTTGCTGCTCCATTAATTGCTTTTGTGACCACCCACGTAATGTACATCAACTTCTATTTACTAGATTACG GATGGAATATGGTAGTTTGCATAGTAATGGCTGTGGGACAACTTTCCATGTGGGCAGTTTGGGCTGGTTTTAGTAAGCATCCTTCGCGTTGGAAGCTATGGTTTGTTGTTTTTTCTGGTGGCCTTGCAATGCTTTTAGAAATCTATGATTTCCCTCCATATCTTGGACTTTTTGATGCACATGCTATTTGGCACGCCACTACTATTCCTCTAACCTACATTTGGTGGAGTTTCATCAGAGATGATGCTGTGTTTCGAACCTCTAATCTTGTTAAGAAGGCCAAGTAA
- the LOC108319538 gene encoding uncharacterized protein LOC108319538 isoform X1 — translation MLCSQMFDGWVCAFLLVLSWSVEVIDASAGDADPRYRVCVTQCQQTGCVGQRCFPNCKFSSDGELFDRPWYMQQGPLYIQWKKWDCQCDCRYYCMVDREKERESQNLGPVKYHGKWPFRRLYGMQEPASVAFSALNLAMHFHGWVSFFILIYYKLPLKDGKKAYYEYAGLWHVYGFLSLNSWFWSGVFHSRDVDLTEKLDYSSAVVLLGYSLILAILRTFSVRDEATRVMVAAPLIAFVTTHVMYINFYLLDYGWNMVVCIVMAVGQLSMWAVWAGFSKHPSRWKLWFVVFSGGLAMLLEIYDFPPYLGLFDAHAIWHATTIPLTYIWWSFIRDDAVFRTSNLVKKAK, via the exons ATGCTATGTAGCCAGATGTTTGATGGCTGGGTGTGTGCTTTTCTTTTGGTGCTTTCTTGGTCTGTGGAGGTAATTGATGCAAGTGCTGGTGATGCTGATCCCCGCTACAG GGTTTGTGTAACACAATGTCAGCAAACTGGATGTGTTGGCCAAAGATGCTTTCCAAATTGTAAATTTTCTTCAGATGGAGAACTTTTTGATCGTCCGTGGTACATGCAGCAAGGACCACTCTATATACAATGGAAAAAATGGGATTGTCAATGTGATTGTCGGTACTACTGCATGGTTgatagagagaaagagagggagTCACAAAACCTTGGCCCTGTCAAATATCATGGCAAATGGCCATTCAGGCGTTTATATGGGATGCAG GAGCCTGCTTCTGTGGCTTTTTCTGCTCTAAATCTTGCAATGCATTTTCATGGTTGGGTCTCCTTTTTCAttcttatatactataaattgccTCTAAAAGATGGAAAGAAGGCGTATTATGAGTATGCTGGTCTGTGGCATGTGTATGGGTTCTTATCACTAAACTCCTGGTTCTGGAGTGGAGTTTTCCACAGTCG AGATGTTGATCTAACTGAGAAACTAGACTACTCATCTGCAGTGGTTCTACTTGGATACTCCCTCATTTTAGCCATCTTACGAACCTTCAGTGTTCGGGATGAGGCTACCAGAGTTATGGTTGCTGCTCCATTAATTGCTTTTGTGACCACCCACGTAATGTACATCAACTTCTATTTACTAGATTACG GATGGAATATGGTAGTTTGCATAGTAATGGCTGTGGGACAACTTTCCATGTGGGCAGTTTGGGCTGGTTTTAGTAAGCATCCTTCGCGTTGGAAGCTATGGTTTGTTGTTTTTTCTGGTGGCCTTGCAATGCTTTTAGAAATCTATGATTTCCCTCCATATCTTGGACTTTTTGATGCACATGCTATTTGGCACGCCACTACTATTCCTCTAACCTACATTTGGTGGAGTTTCATCAGAGATGATGCTGTGTTTCGAACCTCTAATCTTGTTAAGAAGGCCAAGTAA
- the LOC108319553 gene encoding uncharacterized protein LOC108319553, which translates to MQQKHAEEIATLKAERGRIEQSAQHAVLTTERDSNHENENDGSRNQQPSQHTNPNGRERREPTPLRTVRPTSLLPFTVTIMQTPMPEKNPPTLEKYDGSTDPDNYLRIFINAMAFYTDNDPIICRAFSLSLKDEALKWYNTLPPNIVDCFATEETLFRRQYTANRRQEITPTKLVNTKQENDKTLKAFMKRYNEVVRRVKDVNHTFIISNLPSCLRPGYFAEKIYVRPPKTMDELLERIDEFVRMEDMRSSRKKQQQEASACSSEKGKVPRSKDFSRTPRFTYYTTLNAPRAEILNEALNVDLLSVKNVVTPRNTDGRKHCQYHQNREHTTQECVTLKDDLEKLIRERHLRKYVKQEKTQVRSPARESPEPSYRKEERRRRRSCSRSHNPDRITKSPS; encoded by the coding sequence ATGCAACAGAAGCATGCAGAGGAGATTGCGACGCTAAAGGCGGAACGAGGTCGCATCGAACAGTCTGCTCAGCACGCGGTGTTAACTACCGAACGGGATAGCAACCACGAGAATGAAAACGATGGAAGTCGTAATCAACAACCATCTCAGCACACAAACCCGAACGGTCGAGAAAGAAGGGAACCAACACCCTTGCGAACCGTCCGGCCTACAAGTTTACTCCCTTTTACGGTGACCATCATGCAAACTCCAATGCCCGAAAAGAATCCTCCTACATTAGAGAAATATGATGGCTCGACAGACCCCGACAATTATCTCAGGATCTTCATCAATGCAATGGCGTTCTACACGGACAATGATCCAATCATATGCAGGGCCTTCTCCTTATCACTCAAGGACGAGGCATTGAAGTGGTACAACACTCTTCCTCCCAACATAGTGGATTGCTTTGCCACTGAAGAAACCCTCTTTAGGAGACAATACACAGCCAATCGGAGACAGGAGATAACACCGACGAAATTGGTAAACACAAAACAAGAAAATGACAAAACTTTGAAAgcctttatgaaaaggtataaTGAAGTCGTACGACGAGTTAAAGATGTTAATCACACTTTTATCATCAGCAACCTACCTTCATGCCTAAGGCCAGGATATTTTGCTGAAAAAATATATGTGCGACCTCCAAAAACAATGGATGAACTTCTGGAAAGGATAGACGAGTTTGTCCGTATGGAGGACATGAGGAGCTCAAGGAAAAAACAACAACAGGAAGCTTCTGCATGCAGTAGCGAGAAAGGTAAGGTCCCTCGTTCGAAGGATTTTTCCCGAACGCCCAGGTTTACTTACTATACAACGCTTAATGCGCCGAGAGCAGAAATTCTGAATGAAGCCCTTAATGTTGACCTCCTCTCGGTCAAAAACGTTGTTACACCTAGAAACACGGATGGAAGGAAGCATTGCCAATATCATCAGAATCGGGAACATACTACTCAAGAGTGTGTAACACTAAAAGATGACCTCGAGAAGCTTATCCGGGAGCGTCATCTTCGTAAATATGTGAAGCAAGAGAAAACACAAGTGAGAAGTCCTGCACGAGAAAGTCCCGAACCGTCATATAGAAAAGAGGAACGAAGACGCAGGCGAAGTTGCAGCCGTAGTCATAACCCTGACCGCATAACAAAAAGCCCTTCGTAA